The Streptomyces taklimakanensis nucleotide sequence ACATGAGCGTCGCCAACACGACCGGATGGGCTCACCGTCACGGCGTTCCCCTTCGTTCTCGTGGTGGGGGCAGCCACCACAGTGCGCTCCACGTAGCCGACTCGGCGGCCTGCCATCCCGAGATCTCGCGCAGAGCCTTCACCGGTCCACATGCCGAGCAGCGGCTGCGGCGTTTCGCTCGATGTCCGGCCCATCCAACCCGCACCGAAGCCGCTCACAACCTGGGCATCCACCCGTCTGTTCTCATCAACCAGATCCGGATCTTGGAGCAGAATCTCGGACCACCTCTTCTGAAACGAGCCGAGCGCGGCCGCGCCAGGCAGGCCACCGAATTCGGACAACAGGTGGCCGATGCGGTCGAGGAAATGCCAGGGGATTGGTGGACTGGGCGGCAAGGGCCTGAGGACCGTCGCAGCTCCTGAGGCCGTCGAATAATCCCGTGCCGTGTCACCGGTTGACGTGCAGACTCGCCCCATGGCGGACATGAGGGCGTTCCAGGATGCGGTCACCGGCTGGGCGACGGGCGGTCCCGACGGGCCGGCGCGCGATCTGGCGGAAAGCCTGGGGGCACGGACCGCTGTGCTCCTGGAAGGGCTGAGCGATCTCGCGGCCGTCGAGGCGCTGGCCGCCCGGCGGGGCCGGGACCTGGCCGCCGAGGGAGTGTGTGTCGTGCCGATG carries:
- a CDS encoding LysR family transcriptional regulator gives rise to the protein MSVANTTGWAHRHGVPLRSRGGGSHHSALHVADSAACHPEISRRAFTGPHAEQRLRRFARCPAHPTRTEAAHNLGIHPSVLINQIRILEQNLGPPLLKRAERGRARQATEFGQQVADAVEEMPGDWWTGRQGPEDRRSS